The Sporocytophaga myxococcoides genome contains a region encoding:
- a CDS encoding LolA family protein: MRKIASLLIVLFVSLSKVSFAQYDPKAAAILDAMSSKYKSMPSFKAKFVYTLEAPNNVKETSEGEIVVKGSKFTLKIDGQEIINNGSTVWTYIKDANEVNVSNYEPDENDLNPTKIYSMYKKGYKYTFLEEKNENGKTYEVVDLIPEDRKPQIFKVRMEINKKDKTLKSWKIFEKNGNKYYYTVKEFIPDFKVEDNYFSFDVSKHKGVEVIELR, translated from the coding sequence ATGAGAAAAATTGCAAGCCTTTTAATAGTACTATTTGTTAGTCTTTCGAAAGTATCTTTCGCTCAATATGACCCAAAAGCAGCAGCGATTCTTGATGCAATGAGTTCAAAGTATAAAAGTATGCCTTCCTTTAAGGCAAAATTTGTCTATACACTTGAAGCTCCTAATAATGTTAAAGAAACTTCTGAAGGGGAAATTGTAGTAAAAGGTTCTAAATTTACATTAAAGATAGATGGTCAGGAGATTATTAATAACGGGTCTACTGTTTGGACTTACATTAAGGATGCGAATGAAGTGAATGTTTCGAACTATGAGCCAGATGAAAATGATTTGAATCCGACAAAGATTTATTCAATGTATAAAAAAGGTTATAAATATACCTTTCTGGAAGAAAAAAATGAGAATGGTAAGACTTATGAGGTTGTCGATCTGATTCCTGAAGACAGAAAGCCACAGATTTTTAAAGTTAGAATGGAAATAAATAAGAAGGATAAAACTCTGAAAAGCTGGAAAATATTTGAGAAAAACGGAAACAAGTATTATTATACCGTAAAAGAATTTATTCCTGATTTTAAAGTGGAAGACAACTATTTTAGTTTTGATGTTTCAAAACATAAAGGCGTTGAAGTGATTGAATTAAGATAG
- a CDS encoding LolA family protein, with protein sequence MKKISLGLLAICLSFRALYAQQDPKAAATLDAVSKKYQQIKSFKAKFTYSLESPTAGINETSEGEIIVQGPKFNLKLSGQEIINNGTTVWTYLKESNEVNITNYEPGEEDVTPSRIYSIYKKGYKYAFLEEKQEGGKVYEVIDLIPEDKNNQFFKVRLEINKKDKTIKSWKIFEKNGNRYLYTVKSFFPDFKVDESLFSFDKSKYKNVEVVDLR encoded by the coding sequence ATGAAAAAAATTTCCCTGGGGCTTTTAGCAATTTGTTTAAGTTTCCGAGCTTTGTATGCTCAACAGGATCCTAAAGCCGCCGCAACGCTTGACGCTGTAAGTAAAAAATACCAACAAATTAAATCCTTTAAGGCAAAGTTTACCTATTCATTGGAAAGTCCCACCGCTGGCATCAATGAAACCTCTGAAGGAGAAATTATTGTTCAGGGGCCCAAGTTTAACCTGAAACTAAGTGGTCAGGAAATTATTAATAATGGTACTACCGTTTGGACCTATCTTAAAGAATCAAACGAAGTGAATATTACTAATTATGAGCCCGGAGAGGAGGATGTTACTCCTTCAAGAATATACAGCATTTACAAGAAAGGCTACAAATATGCTTTTCTGGAAGAAAAACAGGAAGGCGGTAAAGTCTATGAAGTAATTGATCTCATCCCTGAAGATAAAAATAATCAGTTTTTTAAAGTCAGATTGGAAATTAACAAAAAAGATAAGACTATAAAAAGCTGGAAAATTTTTGAGAAAAACGGAAACAGATACCTTTACACTGTAAAAAGCTTCTTCCCGGATTTTAAAGTGGACGAGTCATTGTTTTCATTTGACAAATCAAAATATAAAAATGTAGAAGTTGTCGATCTCAGATAA
- the pyrF gene encoding orotidine-5'-phosphate decarboxylase, with protein MKREELVKQIKSKESYLCIGLDTDLKKIPASLQKFEDPIFEFNKRIIDATHEYCVAYKPNIAFYEAMGSKGWDSLEKTLEYIPKEIFTIADAKRGDIGNTSGLYARAFFDNMNFGSVTVAPYMGEDSVTPFLEFKDKWVILLALTSNSGSKDFQMMKLENGQYLYQEVLEKSSKWGNASNLMYVVGATQATLLKDIRKIIPDHFLLVPGVGAQGGSLEEVSQNGMNKDCGLLVNASRSIIYASSGDDFNTKAKEEAIKLRDEMKVYLSKYL; from the coding sequence ATGAAAAGAGAAGAGCTGGTAAAGCAAATAAAATCAAAAGAATCTTACCTGTGCATTGGACTTGACACAGATTTAAAAAAAATTCCGGCAAGTCTTCAGAAGTTTGAAGATCCTATATTTGAATTCAATAAACGAATCATAGATGCAACCCATGAATATTGCGTTGCTTACAAACCCAATATTGCCTTTTATGAAGCAATGGGCTCAAAAGGATGGGATTCTCTGGAAAAAACATTGGAATATATTCCAAAAGAAATATTTACAATTGCAGATGCCAAAAGGGGAGATATAGGAAATACCTCAGGATTATATGCCAGGGCGTTTTTCGATAATATGAATTTTGGCTCTGTTACCGTTGCTCCATATATGGGGGAGGATTCTGTTACTCCTTTTCTTGAATTCAAAGATAAGTGGGTTATTCTCCTTGCTTTGACATCCAATTCAGGAAGTAAAGATTTTCAAATGATGAAACTTGAAAATGGTCAATACCTTTATCAGGAAGTCTTAGAAAAAAGCAGTAAATGGGGCAATGCATCAAACCTTATGTATGTAGTTGGGGCCACTCAGGCGACACTATTGAAAGATATCAGAAAAATAATTCCTGATCATTTTCTCCTCGTTCCAGGTGTTGGTGCGCAAGGAGGAAGCCTGGAAGAAGTTTCTCAGAATGGAATGAATAAAGACTGTGGTTTACTTGTAAATGCTTCCAGAAGTATTATATATGCTTCATCAGGAGATGATTTCAATACTAAGGCGAAGGAGGAGGCAATTAAGCTCAGAGATGAGATGAAAGTTTATCTCAGCAAATATTTATAA
- a CDS encoding DUF2851 family protein: protein MKEDLLHFIWQYQYFHKEKLQTTDGKPLNVLFQGFPNTDAGPDFLNSKVRIENVEWIGNIEIHVNSSAWKDHHHEQDEAYNSVILHIVFSNDEIVYRKDGTIVPVLELKERIFPEVIKKYRAFIQDEGIPCLSRFSEVPEMIKLSMLDSVLSERLERKSQRIISELEKNNNDWEETCYQMLASNFGFKLNNDPFLRLSKILPYKLINKCSGNHFQVEALLFGMAGLLKGHFEDEYPRSLQKEFNYLAVKFSLQNKEMTGAEWKFLRVRPAGFPSMRIAQLAALLARHQKLFYKFIESRSHKELLAVLDVATSPYWINHFTFDVLSDAKQKKLGKTSINNLVINSVVPLLAAYGRQKDIPGLVDKAIEFLETLPAEENYITQKWKKHALKMKSAFDTQASIELYTNFCLKKQCLKCKIGINILKETCISGASI, encoded by the coding sequence ATGAAAGAAGATTTACTCCATTTTATATGGCAGTACCAGTACTTCCATAAGGAAAAACTCCAAACTACAGATGGTAAACCATTGAATGTGCTTTTTCAGGGTTTTCCCAATACAGATGCGGGGCCTGATTTTTTAAACAGCAAAGTCCGAATTGAAAATGTGGAATGGATAGGAAATATTGAAATACATGTCAATAGTTCCGCCTGGAAAGACCACCATCACGAGCAGGATGAAGCGTACAATTCTGTAATCCTTCATATCGTTTTTTCTAATGATGAAATTGTTTACAGGAAAGATGGAACCATAGTTCCTGTTCTAGAACTGAAGGAGAGGATCTTTCCGGAAGTAATAAAAAAGTACAGAGCTTTCATTCAAGATGAGGGAATTCCATGTCTTTCCAGATTTTCGGAAGTTCCGGAGATGATTAAACTCAGTATGCTGGATTCAGTATTATCGGAGCGCCTTGAAAGAAAATCACAAAGGATAATTTCTGAACTTGAAAAAAACAACAATGACTGGGAAGAAACCTGCTACCAGATGCTGGCATCAAATTTTGGGTTTAAGCTTAATAATGATCCGTTTTTAAGGCTAAGCAAAATTCTTCCATATAAGCTTATCAATAAATGTTCGGGCAATCATTTCCAGGTAGAAGCTTTGTTATTTGGAATGGCAGGTCTTTTAAAGGGACATTTTGAAGATGAATATCCACGATCGCTTCAAAAGGAATTTAATTATCTCGCTGTGAAGTTTTCTCTGCAGAATAAGGAAATGACAGGAGCCGAATGGAAATTTCTCCGAGTCAGGCCAGCAGGTTTTCCCAGCATGAGAATTGCTCAACTTGCGGCTTTGCTGGCCCGTCATCAGAAGTTGTTCTATAAGTTTATTGAAAGCAGATCTCACAAAGAATTATTGGCAGTATTGGATGTTGCCACAAGCCCATATTGGATAAATCATTTTACCTTTGATGTTTTGTCGGATGCGAAGCAAAAAAAGCTTGGCAAAACTTCTATAAATAATCTGGTTATTAATTCAGTAGTTCCTCTTTTGGCTGCTTACGGAAGGCAAAAGGATATTCCTGGTTTGGTAGATAAGGCGATTGAATTTCTGGAAACATTGCCGGCAGAAGAGAATTACATTACTCAAAAATGGAAGAAACATGCTTTGAAGATGAAGTCAGCATTCGATACTCAGGCTTCAATAGAACTTTATACCAATTTCTGCTTGAAAAAACAGTGTCTGAAGTGTAAAATTGGAATAAATATCCTGAAGGAAACATGTATCAGTGGGGCATCCATCTAA
- a CDS encoding acetyltransferase has protein sequence MDNNPVIIFGAKGLGKVALDIFQSNNVVTYCFLDDDDKLHGKEICDVAVLGRTDDDGFLKYLGKKCSAFVASDDNKLRQNLVQMLKEKRKIMPVNAVHSKAFISEYSFLGYGNMINAGAIINSNAKISNHCIISCNALIDFDAQIEDFVQIGAGSIINSGVKIEKGAFVGSGAIIISGVTIGKNARVGAGSVVINDVKDGETVFGNPAKVV, from the coding sequence ATGGATAATAATCCTGTAATTATCTTCGGAGCAAAAGGACTAGGAAAAGTTGCTCTGGATATTTTTCAAAGTAATAATGTTGTTACCTATTGTTTTTTAGATGACGATGATAAACTGCACGGCAAGGAAATCTGCGATGTAGCTGTACTTGGCCGTACAGATGACGATGGCTTTTTAAAATATCTCGGGAAAAAATGCTCAGCTTTTGTTGCCAGTGATGACAATAAACTAAGGCAGAATCTTGTGCAGATGCTTAAGGAGAAAAGAAAAATTATGCCTGTAAATGCAGTTCATTCCAAAGCATTTATATCAGAGTATTCTTTTCTCGGCTATGGCAATATGATCAATGCGGGTGCTATCATTAATAGCAATGCCAAGATTTCTAATCACTGTATTATCAGTTGCAATGCCTTGATAGATTTTGATGCCCAGATTGAGGACTTTGTTCAGATTGGTGCCGGAAGTATTATTAATTCCGGTGTTAAAATAGAAAAAGGGGCATTTGTTGGTTCCGGAGCAATTATTATTTCAGGCGTTACTATAGGTAAAAATGCCAGAGTAGGTGCAGGTTCAGTGGTGATCAATGATGTAAAAGATGGAGAAACTGTATTTGGTAATCCGGCAAAAGTAGTTTAA
- a CDS encoding response regulator: protein MKRIKSILLVDDDSINNFINEKLIKRLNVADEVKIVLNGEEALNLLQEIISSGQKCPELILLDINMPVMDGFEFLEAYKTLDFPDKKSVVIVMLTTSTNPLDIKKLNDSGVFGYVNKPLTDEKFSSILNEHFVIN from the coding sequence ATGAAAAGAATCAAAAGCATTTTATTAGTTGATGATGACAGTATCAATAATTTCATCAATGAAAAACTAATTAAAAGGCTGAATGTAGCAGACGAGGTAAAAATAGTTCTTAACGGGGAAGAAGCTTTGAACCTGCTTCAAGAGATAATTAGTTCTGGTCAGAAATGTCCTGAATTAATTTTGCTGGACATTAATATGCCGGTTATGGATGGGTTCGAGTTTCTTGAAGCTTATAAAACATTAGATTTTCCAGATAAAAAATCTGTAGTAATTGTAATGCTTACTACTTCTACAAATCCACTGGATATAAAGAAATTAAATGACTCGGGAGTCTTTGGTTATGTGAACAAGCCATTAACAGATGAAAAATTCTCCAGTATCCTGAATGAACATTTTGTAATAAACTAA
- a CDS encoding complex I subunit 1/NuoH family protein has translation MILIPVFLSIILVYTVFAVYAERKISGFIQDRYGPMEVGPYGILQTIADLIKLLIKEDIVPKSADRKLFIAAPAIVFSAIFAGYAVLPFAPGLEASRASVGVFYLLAIISLDVIGLLMAGWGSNNKFSLYGAIRAVAQMISYEVPLSLSVLAVVMTCQSLDLQEISYQQSLWIKDFSKISDNNYLFGIQSSDINITEVGGFLTWNIFRNPILMVSFVVFFIASLAECNRAPFDIPEAESELVAGFHTEYTGFRFAILFLGEYAIMLLVSFLASILFLGSWNSPFPNIGFLRLADWTNGYPGTISGIAWGAFWLISKAFSLIGLQMVIRWTYPRLRVDQLMFLCWKVLTPLALVVILISGFWRLMMN, from the coding sequence ATGATATTAATTCCGGTATTTCTGTCAATTATCCTTGTCTATACTGTATTTGCAGTGTATGCAGAACGAAAAATCTCTGGATTTATCCAGGATAGATATGGTCCTATGGAAGTAGGGCCTTACGGGATATTGCAGACAATCGCGGACCTTATAAAGCTCCTGATCAAAGAAGATATTGTTCCGAAATCGGCTGACAGAAAGTTGTTTATTGCCGCTCCGGCAATTGTTTTTTCTGCAATATTTGCTGGTTATGCTGTTTTGCCTTTTGCACCTGGTTTGGAAGCTTCACGTGCTTCAGTCGGAGTGTTTTACCTTCTGGCTATCATTTCACTAGATGTCATAGGTTTGTTAATGGCAGGGTGGGGATCCAATAATAAATTTTCATTATATGGTGCTATCAGGGCTGTAGCTCAGATGATTTCGTACGAAGTCCCATTAAGCCTTTCCGTCCTTGCTGTGGTTATGACCTGCCAGAGTCTTGACTTACAGGAAATAAGTTATCAGCAGAGTTTATGGATTAAAGACTTTTCAAAAATATCAGATAATAATTACTTATTTGGTATTCAAAGTTCAGATATCAATATCACAGAAGTGGGAGGGTTTCTTACCTGGAATATTTTCAGAAATCCGATATTAATGGTAAGCTTTGTAGTATTCTTTATTGCCTCGCTGGCAGAATGCAACAGGGCTCCTTTTGATATACCCGAAGCAGAATCAGAGCTTGTCGCTGGATTTCATACAGAATATACAGGATTTAGATTTGCAATCTTGTTTCTGGGAGAGTATGCCATTATGCTGCTTGTATCTTTTCTTGCCTCTATATTATTTCTTGGAAGCTGGAATAGCCCATTTCCGAATATAGGTTTTTTAAGACTGGCAGATTGGACAAACGGATATCCTGGCACAATTTCCGGCATAGCCTGGGGGGCGTTCTGGTTGATTTCAAAAGCCTTTTCCTTAATTGGATTGCAAATGGTAATCAGATGGACCTATCCAAGGTTGAGAGTTGACCAGCTCATGTTTTTATGCTGGAAAGTCCTTACGCCTTTGGCATTAGTTGTCATCTTAATTTCTGGTTTCTGGAGACTCATGATGAATTAA
- a CDS encoding 4Fe-4S dicluster domain-containing protein codes for MMTKSHIHKGAKSTYWGSISEGITSLLAGLLLTFKHLFQALRYKREPVGVENKDYFSFDKGIVTLQYPHEAIPVPDNGRYRLHNEIDDCIVCDLCAKICPVNCIEIDAIKSTEEIGKTSDGSTKRIYAGTFDIDMAKCCYCGLCTTVCPTECLTMTKTYDYSEFDVRNMVYHFTNLTPDQAEEKKKLYEEKQKEKSKPKSQETTKPSGTEDAKAEEKANIPKPAFKPVIKPPASTPESREDTNLKPEEMSGTIKSGETKPEEKKAAKPVFKPVIKAPTLNPKPEEESNVKPENKPATSESGEIKPEEKKALRPVFKPVIKPSVPKVSQSEEASNEQDRKQDATDEKKGSTDEPKSGEVKKPAKPIFKPVIKPKPKQEGEQGDQ; via the coding sequence ATGATGACTAAAAGCCATATACATAAAGGAGCCAAGAGTACATACTGGGGAAGTATATCTGAGGGCATTACGTCACTTTTAGCAGGACTACTGCTGACTTTTAAACATTTATTTCAAGCTTTAAGATATAAAAGAGAACCGGTAGGAGTAGAAAATAAAGACTATTTCTCTTTTGATAAAGGTATTGTAACGCTTCAATATCCGCATGAGGCCATCCCTGTTCCGGATAATGGTCGATATCGTCTACATAATGAAATAGATGATTGTATCGTCTGTGACCTCTGTGCAAAGATCTGTCCTGTCAATTGCATAGAGATAGATGCAATCAAATCAACGGAAGAAATAGGAAAAACTTCTGACGGTTCCACCAAAAGGATTTATGCCGGTACTTTCGACATAGATATGGCCAAGTGCTGCTATTGTGGTTTATGTACTACAGTATGTCCTACAGAATGTCTTACAATGACTAAAACTTACGATTACAGTGAGTTTGATGTCAGAAACATGGTTTACCATTTTACTAATCTTACGCCTGATCAGGCTGAGGAGAAGAAAAAACTTTACGAAGAGAAGCAAAAGGAAAAGTCTAAACCAAAATCGCAGGAAACTACTAAACCTTCTGGTACTGAAGATGCAAAAGCAGAAGAAAAGGCAAATATACCAAAACCTGCCTTTAAGCCTGTTATAAAGCCTCCAGCTTCAACCCCTGAATCCAGAGAGGATACCAATTTGAAGCCAGAGGAAATGTCAGGAACAATTAAATCGGGCGAAACGAAACCGGAGGAAAAGAAAGCTGCGAAGCCGGTTTTTAAGCCGGTAATAAAAGCACCAACCTTAAATCCTAAGCCTGAAGAGGAAAGCAATGTTAAACCAGAGAACAAGCCAGCAACTTCTGAATCGGGTGAAATCAAGCCAGAGGAAAAGAAAGCTCTGAGGCCAGTATTTAAGCCAGTTATAAAGCCGTCAGTTCCTAAAGTCTCTCAATCAGAGGAAGCATCGAATGAACAGGACAGGAAGCAAGACGCTACTGATGAGAAAAAAGGAAGCACCGATGAGCCTAAATCAGGGGAAGTTAAGAAACCAGCCAAGCCAATATTTAAACCTGTAATTAAGCCAAAACCAAAGCAGGAAGGAGAACAAGGTGATCAATAG
- a CDS encoding NADH-quinone oxidoreductase subunit J family protein codes for MINSPEVYFFYFFAAIIVGSALFLIITKNVVYSAFALLSTLLGVAGLFVLASADFLGIMQIVIYIGGILLLFMFAIMFANKLTGQHYIITEHKNLLSGIILGIAVFIIFATAILNAGYKEHLSYYPNKSTVSGIGIELMTAYVLPFEFAGVFLFAALIGASIVAGHLIKDKIKK; via the coding sequence GTGATCAATAGTCCGGAGGTATACTTTTTTTATTTCTTTGCCGCCATTATTGTTGGCTCAGCTTTGTTTTTAATTATTACTAAAAATGTAGTTTACTCTGCATTTGCCTTATTAAGCACTTTGCTTGGAGTTGCCGGATTGTTTGTTCTGGCCTCTGCTGATTTTCTGGGAATCATGCAAATTGTGATCTATATAGGGGGTATCCTATTGCTCTTTATGTTTGCAATCATGTTTGCAAATAAACTTACAGGGCAGCATTATATTATTACAGAACATAAAAACCTTCTTTCCGGAATTATTCTAGGGATAGCTGTTTTTATTATTTTTGCCACAGCTATTTTAAATGCCGGATATAAGGAACATCTTTCATATTATCCGAATAAGAGCACAGTTTCAGGTATAGGTATAGAGCTTATGACAGCGTACGTTTTACCATTTGAGTTTGCAGGAGTATTTCTTTTCGCGGCTTTAATCGGGGCTTCTATCGTAGCAGGACATTTAATAAAAGATAAAATTAAAAAATGA
- the nuoK gene encoding NADH-quinone oxidoreductase subunit NuoK: MIPSTHFLIIAAFLFSIGIIMLIVKRNAIAALMGIELMLNAVNINLVVFSNLNRQMDGQMFVIFVIVVAVAEAAVGLALLLQVYKSYKTSDLDKITKLKG; encoded by the coding sequence ATGATTCCATCCACGCATTTTCTGATAATTGCAGCTTTCCTTTTTTCAATAGGTATCATAATGCTTATTGTAAAAAGAAATGCAATTGCAGCATTGATGGGAATAGAATTAATGCTTAATGCGGTGAACATCAATCTGGTAGTTTTCAGTAATCTGAATAGACAGATGGACGGACAAATGTTTGTGATTTTTGTGATAGTAGTTGCTGTTGCGGAAGCTGCTGTGGGATTAGCTTTATTACTTCAGGTTTATAAAAGTTATAAAACTTCAGATCTGGATAAAATTACTAAATTAAAAGGCTAG
- a CDS encoding NADH-quinone oxidoreductase subunit 5 family protein, whose product MNSYLITDLDNLVYFSMITAFLPLFAFFILFFYGKKLPGKGDWLASLFIGISFILSLLIFLSVWEGRAGSITFKWISLTGISENAFYVSLSVDKLSSFMMLTVCLISLLVHLYSMEYMKGKLNYTRYFPYLSIFTFAMLGLIVSDNLLITFMFWELVGFTSYLLIGFWFTKEEAIKASKKAFLFNRIGDLGFLLALMIIWSFAGTFEFQYLDVSDEDQSIWFTIAGLGLVLACIGKSAQFPLYVWLPDAMEGPTPVSALIHAATMVAAGIFLLAKVFFLLSEEVLTTIASIGAITMLMSSLPALFQNDIKKVLAYSTISQLGYMFVGIGSGVPEAALFHLFTHAFFKAGLFLSAGAVIHYMHDIKHVLFHEGVYNDFDSQDMRLMGGLRKKLPLVFIVFIICSASLVGLPLLSGFLSKEAIIGAAVNWADSYNNVNKGIVYYLIPLSCFITAFFTALYMIRQLIMVFFGGFRLENQIPYLRSAKHEHHHLSLLISIPLVILCLLSLAFPFSLNPFSPQSSWFLKELNQIFESNLEFSHWVTYTTVLLALAGIIMGIFAYRNNAYTPGKEEKSNVTKLLGHNWYLEKFYYQVMVVPGFKIAFYTTKLDYLIDKLIDGAAIAYVVLSHIAAWFDKNIVDGLVKFMANFAAFISGIFKNIQSGKVQEYFVYTLATVMLLIYIFFNWMK is encoded by the coding sequence ATGAATTCATATTTAATAACAGACCTTGATAACCTCGTTTATTTCTCCATGATTACGGCTTTCTTGCCGCTCTTTGCGTTTTTTATCCTGTTTTTTTACGGAAAAAAATTACCAGGGAAAGGTGACTGGCTAGCTTCATTATTTATAGGCATTTCCTTTATCCTCTCATTACTTATTTTCTTGTCCGTATGGGAGGGAAGAGCAGGTTCCATAACATTCAAATGGATATCTCTGACAGGCATTTCTGAAAATGCATTTTATGTATCTCTGAGTGTTGATAAGTTATCAAGCTTTATGATGCTGACTGTTTGCCTCATCTCATTGCTGGTGCATTTATATTCAATGGAGTATATGAAGGGAAAGCTGAACTATACCCGATACTTTCCTTATCTGTCCATATTTACATTTGCAATGCTCGGTCTGATTGTCTCTGATAATCTTCTGATTACTTTTATGTTCTGGGAATTGGTAGGCTTTACTTCTTATTTATTGATTGGATTCTGGTTTACCAAAGAAGAAGCAATAAAAGCAAGTAAGAAAGCTTTCCTTTTCAACAGGATAGGGGATCTTGGCTTTTTACTGGCTTTAATGATTATATGGTCATTCGCCGGTACTTTTGAGTTTCAGTATCTCGATGTTAGTGATGAAGACCAGAGCATATGGTTTACAATAGCAGGGCTGGGTTTAGTATTGGCATGTATTGGAAAGTCAGCTCAGTTTCCTTTATATGTATGGCTTCCGGATGCAATGGAAGGACCTACTCCCGTCTCTGCGTTAATTCATGCTGCTACAATGGTTGCTGCCGGTATCTTCCTGCTGGCAAAAGTATTCTTCCTGCTTTCTGAAGAGGTGCTTACAACAATAGCTTCAATAGGCGCGATAACGATGCTAATGTCATCTCTTCCTGCTTTATTTCAAAATGATATTAAAAAGGTTCTGGCCTATTCTACCATTTCTCAGTTAGGCTACATGTTTGTCGGAATCGGATCAGGTGTGCCAGAAGCTGCATTATTCCACTTATTTACACATGCTTTTTTCAAAGCAGGTCTGTTTCTTTCTGCTGGTGCAGTAATACACTATATGCATGATATAAAACATGTATTATTTCATGAAGGGGTATATAATGATTTTGATTCCCAGGATATGAGATTAATGGGAGGGCTAAGAAAAAAATTACCACTTGTATTTATAGTTTTTATAATATGTTCTGCTTCTTTGGTTGGGTTACCATTGTTATCTGGTTTTCTTTCAAAAGAAGCAATTATAGGAGCAGCAGTCAATTGGGCAGATTCATATAATAATGTCAATAAAGGTATTGTTTATTATTTGATTCCATTGTCATGCTTTATAACAGCATTTTTTACAGCGCTTTACATGATCAGGCAATTGATTATGGTTTTCTTTGGAGGCTTTAGACTTGAAAACCAGATCCCATACCTGAGAAGTGCAAAGCATGAACATCACCATTTATCACTTTTGATTTCAATACCTCTTGTGATACTTTGTCTGTTATCTTTGGCGTTTCCATTTTCTTTGAATCCATTTTCTCCCCAATCAAGTTGGTTCTTAAAAGAACTTAACCAGATATTTGAAAGTAATCTTGAATTTTCCCATTGGGTAACTTACACTACTGTCTTATTGGCTTTAGCTGGAATTATAATGGGCATATTTGCATATAGAAATAATGCTTATACCCCAGGTAAAGAAGAAAAATCAAATGTAACGAAATTGCTTGGTCATAACTGGTACCTGGAAAAATTCTATTATCAAGTTATGGTTGTACCAGGCTTTAAGATTGCTTTTTATACTACCAAATTAGATTATCTGATTGACAAATTAATAGATGGTGCAGCTATAGCATATGTGGTGCTTAGTCATATTGCTGCATGGTTTGATAAAAATATTGTAGATGGTCTTGTTAAATTTATGGCAAACTTTGCAGCCTTTATTTCTGGAATTTTCAAGAATATACAATCCGGAAAAGTTCAAGAATACTTTGTATATACACTCGCTACAGTAATGCTCTTAATTTATATCTTTTTTAATTGGATGAAATAG